Below is a genomic region from Nitrospira sp..
CGATGGTCGCGAGGCTGTGGTCGCGGCGATTGGGGTTGAGCAGATAGTCCGCGACCATCGTATCGAGATAGGGGCCGGCGACGGTGACGCCGATGCGATGGAACGCGAGCAGCGTGGCTTTCAGGTCATGGACGACCTTGGTGCGCGTCTGGTCATGCAACAGGGTCGTGATCGGGCGCATGTAGGTATGCACGTCGAGCGGGAAAAAGGCGGTGTGGCCTCCCGATGAGAGCGCGAACCCGAGCACGTCGGCACGGACGCTGGCCCCGCCTGAGAGCAGGCATTGCACGGCGAGCGGACTTCCTGCCGGGAGGCTTTTGACGAACCGTTCTGCGGAGGGCTCGTCTTGGACGATCGTGAGTGCTGCCGCCGGGGTCTCCGGTGGCTTGGTTGCCGGTTGAAGCGTCTTCAGCAGGGCGGTGAATTCCAGTTCGCGGAGCAGGTCGGTGAGTTGATCCTGGTGCGGCGGCTTGACCCGGAAGGCCTCCGCGTCGAATTCGACCGGGCTGTTCACGTCGATGGTCGCGAGCTTGCGGCTGAGCCGGGCGTTGTCGGCCTGTTCAATCAGCATCGCTTTGATGCGGGGCGGCGTGACTTCCTCGACGCGGCGGAGCAATTCGTCGATCGTGCCAAACTGCACGATGAGCTTGATCGCGGTTTTTTCACCGATACCTTTGACGCCGGGGATGTTGTCCGAGGCATCGCCCATGAGCCCCATGATCTCGATCACCCGCGCCGGTTCAACGCCGAATTTCTCGACACATTCGGGTTCGCCGGACCATTTATCTTTCACCGGGTCGTAGATGCGAATGTGCGGCGTGACGAGCTGCAGCATGTCCTTGTCGCCGGTGACAATGACGACGTCATCGCCGGCGCGTTCGGCTTTTTGAGCGAGGGTGCCGATCAGATCGTCCGCTTCGTAGCCGGCCTGCTTCACGGCGGGAATGTTCAAGGCTTCCACGGCCCTATGGATATAGGGGATTTGGGCGCTCATGCCCTCGGGCATCGGGGGGCGCTGGGCTTTGTACTCTTTAAACTCCTGGTGGCGCAGTGTCGGTCCCCGTTCGTCGAACGCGACGACGATCCCGTCCGGTTTCCGCTCGCGCAGGATCTTCAGCAGCGTGGTCATGAAGCCATAGACGGCGTTTGTCTGGAGACCTTTGGAATTATTCAGCGCGGGCAGGGCGAAGAACGCACGATAGATATAGGCGCTTCCGTCGATGAGATAGAGCGTCTTGCGGTTCGAATCGGTCGTCATGATAGATAGCGGCTTACGAGTCCGGCGCGAGGGTCAGCGGCGGCTTGTCGAACTTGGCGCGCATCGCATTGAGGGCCTGTAACACGGTGTGCTGGCCGACGATTTTCGCCTCCAGCTTCCGCTTGCCAGGAAAATCCAGGAGCGAGATGCCGATGAGCATGGTCAGGATCCCCTGGCCGGGAAGAAACAGCATGGCGAGACCGGCCAGCAGAAACACGGCGCCGACTACATTCTTGACGATCAGCCCGGCCAATCGAAGAACCGGGTGGTGATCCTTCATCCAATGCCGGGGCGTGCGCGTGTCGAAATAATCGGCTGGCAGGCGCACCATGATGAAGGGGATGGCAATCAGGGTACCGATAAATCCGACCAGTGAACCGACGGTTAGCCAGATGAGCACGTGGACCGGGACATATTGTGTGACTGTCGCGAGAATGGCATCCATGGGGGACGGATCCTAGCACGGAGATCCTCTCAACCGGAAGAGCTAGGCGCGCATGGTTTACCTCGCAAAGGATGGCGTCATATAATGGCGCAGCATGTCCGGAGCGAGTGAAACTTGTATGGCCCTCCGCACTCTTCTACCCTGGCGACCACTTACCCTTCTGCTGCTGTGTCTGTTCTTCTGCGGCGGAACGGTTCCGGGTGTGTCTCTGGCCGCCGAGAGCGACGAGCTTCAGATCGAAGTCAGCAAGAAGGGGCTCGGCAAAGAGGTGGTGATCACGCAGGGGGCCAAAGAGTGGTTCATGATGATTGAAGTGACGCCGGAGAATACGGTGGTAGTCCGGCAGGAGAAGGATCACGAGAAGTATCTGGTCGACGAGAGCGAAACGCACGACCGTCCGCTCGTGTCTGCCGAAGTCGATGCGGCCATTGCCGATTATATTAACAGCGTAAAAGCCCGCGCCAAGAAGAAGTAACGGTCCTATGTCGAAGAAGCCCAAGTTCGTCATCTTCGCCCACAACGCCACCTACGATAAGCTGCATCAAGTTGCGACGCTCGGTATGACGGCTGCCGC
It encodes:
- a CDS encoding PGPGW domain-containing protein gives rise to the protein MDAILATVTQYVPVHVLIWLTVGSLVGFIGTLIAIPFIMVRLPADYFDTRTPRHWMKDHHPVLRLAGLIVKNVVGAVFLLAGLAMLFLPGQGILTMLIGISLLDFPGKRKLEAKIVGQHTVLQALNAMRAKFDKPPLTLAPDS